From Pseudovibrio sp. Tun.PSC04-5.I4, a single genomic window includes:
- the lnt gene encoding apolipoprotein N-acyltransferase yields MVSAIDRSRAMIANIRGLSGWRRVGLAALSGLLSAFAFPPYGAFPVLWVSLPVLILLLDGSKEQAGGKLKVALKSFFVTGWWFFFGFFLVNLFWIAEAFLVDAKSYGWMIPFALIILPGGLALFPSAMLGLASLVWKSGISRLLVFAIALSVSNWLRGNVLTGFPWNVWGYAFADNLTLMQSFSLFGIYGVGLLVLLLFSMPVVLLDGRNRTSAIYITASVTVWAALIFYGTDRLQAPQHMVEGLRVLVIQPNVPQADKWKPENRNRLLPLYLEQTEMALLEAKRNGETLVVWPESAFPFLLEEEPGALDAVAAMLPDNTMLITGGIRRELSQTGNRFFNSTFVVTDEGVIFDSYDKVRLVPFGEYLPQRSWLQSIGVERLVPAPSDFTAGTKHTKIVLKNSFSFQPLICYEAIFPQTRLPVSERPNLLVNLTNDGWFGETAGPYQHLAQARIRAVEQGVPLVRAANTGISSLVDSNGRILAKVVLNKVGSFDSELPKLLKPTLYARMGDSIFWGIILVLVSLLLVMQKLLPTRRD; encoded by the coding sequence ATGGTCTCTGCCATTGATAGATCTCGGGCAATGATAGCTAATATTCGAGGATTATCCGGTTGGAGACGTGTTGGCCTAGCGGCTTTGAGTGGCCTACTCTCAGCATTTGCATTCCCGCCATACGGCGCCTTCCCGGTTTTATGGGTAAGTCTGCCAGTGCTTATTCTGCTCCTTGATGGCTCTAAAGAACAAGCGGGTGGAAAACTTAAAGTCGCTCTGAAGTCTTTTTTCGTCACAGGCTGGTGGTTTTTCTTTGGGTTTTTTCTGGTTAACTTATTTTGGATTGCCGAGGCGTTTCTCGTTGATGCCAAAAGTTATGGGTGGATGATTCCGTTTGCGCTGATCATTCTGCCGGGCGGTCTGGCTTTATTCCCTTCAGCGATGCTCGGATTAGCTTCTCTTGTTTGGAAGAGTGGAATAAGCCGCCTTTTGGTCTTTGCCATCGCATTGTCTGTTTCAAACTGGCTACGCGGCAATGTCCTCACTGGGTTCCCATGGAACGTTTGGGGCTATGCATTTGCTGATAATCTAACGTTGATGCAAAGTTTCTCATTGTTCGGCATATACGGCGTCGGGTTACTTGTACTTCTGTTGTTTTCCATGCCGGTAGTTTTATTGGATGGTAGGAATAGAACCTCAGCTATCTACATCACCGCTAGCGTGACAGTGTGGGCAGCACTGATTTTTTACGGAACAGATCGGTTGCAAGCGCCTCAACATATGGTTGAAGGGCTTAGAGTACTGGTGATTCAACCTAACGTCCCGCAAGCTGATAAATGGAAACCAGAAAATCGAAACCGGTTGCTGCCGCTTTATCTGGAGCAGACTGAAATGGCATTGTTGGAGGCTAAGCGTAACGGTGAGACACTTGTAGTCTGGCCTGAATCTGCTTTTCCGTTCTTGCTGGAGGAGGAGCCCGGTGCTCTGGACGCTGTTGCTGCGATGCTTCCAGATAATACAATGTTGATTACAGGCGGTATTCGCCGCGAACTGTCTCAGACCGGTAATCGATTTTTTAACAGTACTTTCGTTGTAACTGACGAGGGTGTGATCTTTGATAGCTATGACAAAGTGCGGCTTGTCCCATTTGGGGAATATCTACCTCAACGGTCTTGGCTGCAATCCATTGGTGTGGAAAGGTTAGTTCCAGCCCCATCAGACTTTACGGCTGGTACAAAGCACACAAAAATAGTTTTAAAAAATTCATTTAGTTTTCAGCCGTTGATTTGTTATGAAGCGATTTTTCCGCAAACGAGGCTTCCAGTATCTGAGCGCCCTAACCTGCTCGTAAATCTAACGAATGACGGTTGGTTTGGTGAAACTGCCGGTCCTTATCAACATTTAGCTCAAGCAAGAATTAGAGCAGTAGAGCAGGGCGTGCCGTTGGTGCGAGCTGCAAATACTGGTATTTCTAGCCTAGTAGATTCAAATGGTAGAATACTCGCAAAAGTTGTTTTAAATAAAGTTGGGAGTTTCGATAGTGAATTGCCTAAATTACTAAAGCCCACGCTTTACGCGAGGATGGGTGATTCAATTTTTTGGGGAATTATTCTAGTACTTGTTAGTCTCCTATTGGTAATGCAGAAATTATTACCTACCCGTAGAGATTGA
- a CDS encoding hemolysin family protein: MSPEPRSTEGGSASDQVETTESTGSTGAAVVEEPLEPQVIKPGFWTRLKFRLNPLRSLRRNAAVSLREDLEDELARDSEGADAAFTKEEREFLTNILKLRESRVEDVMIPRADIEAVEDTTTIGEVMALFHASGHSRMPIYHDNLDDPRGMVHIKDLMSYFVELAAKAQQVDVPLALVKPAKSEKNSSDKFSEEEALLDLSCVDLSTPLNATSLVRPLHFVPPSMSSSDLMKKMQVTRVQMALVIDEYGGTDGLVSLEDIVETVVGDIEDEHDKDEEELIMNVGPGVWVVDPRIDLEDLQEELGADFKVGEEQTDEVDTLGGLLFTVLDRVPVRGELIIDRSLPSFEFEVMDADLRRIKRLKISKRRPDQRVVAQRARPRRSEAAE; the protein is encoded by the coding sequence ATGAGCCCGGAACCTCGAAGTACAGAAGGTGGCAGTGCCTCCGATCAAGTAGAGACCACAGAATCTACTGGAAGTACCGGCGCAGCCGTTGTTGAAGAACCCCTTGAACCCCAAGTGATTAAGCCTGGTTTTTGGACTAGGCTGAAATTCAGACTAAATCCGCTCAGAAGCCTGCGGCGTAACGCGGCTGTTTCCCTGCGCGAGGATTTAGAGGATGAGTTGGCGCGTGACAGTGAGGGCGCAGATGCCGCCTTTACGAAGGAAGAACGCGAGTTCCTGACAAACATCCTCAAGCTACGTGAATCTCGTGTTGAAGACGTCATGATCCCCCGTGCGGATATTGAAGCGGTGGAAGACACGACGACTATTGGCGAAGTGATGGCGCTGTTCCATGCGTCTGGCCACTCTCGGATGCCAATTTATCACGACAATCTGGATGACCCGCGAGGCATGGTCCATATAAAGGACCTTATGTCGTACTTCGTGGAACTTGCTGCCAAAGCGCAGCAGGTAGATGTTCCGTTGGCTCTCGTGAAACCTGCGAAATCAGAAAAAAACTCCTCCGACAAATTTTCTGAAGAAGAGGCTTTGTTGGATTTGTCGTGTGTTGACCTATCAACGCCGCTAAATGCGACTAGTTTGGTGCGACCATTGCACTTTGTACCGCCGTCTATGTCCTCATCTGATCTCATGAAGAAGATGCAGGTCACTCGCGTTCAAATGGCACTTGTGATCGACGAGTATGGCGGAACTGATGGCCTCGTTTCACTTGAAGATATCGTCGAAACAGTGGTCGGAGACATCGAAGATGAGCATGATAAGGACGAAGAAGAACTTATTATGAACGTCGGGCCGGGTGTCTGGGTCGTTGATCCTCGGATTGATCTAGAAGACCTTCAGGAAGAGCTTGGAGCCGATTTTAAGGTTGGCGAAGAGCAAACTGATGAAGTCGACACCTTGGGTGGCTTGCTGTTCACAGTGTTGGATCGAGTTCCGGTGCGTGGTGAGTTGATTATTGATCGAAGCTTGCCTTCATTTGAGTTCGAGGTGATGGATGCTGATTTAAGGCGCATTAAACGCCTTAAGATTTCAAAGCGTCGACCAGATCAGCGTGTGGTTGCGCAGCGCGCACGTCCTCGTCGGTCTGAGGCAGCAGAGTAA
- the ybeY gene encoding rRNA maturation RNase YbeY, with translation MSEFPACPVHVDLLVEAGDWGSEDKLEATALKAIAAAFATSDLEVLENTEVSLVFTDDAHIQELNKTWRQKDKPTNVLSFPGDDGEEPPFGPLLGDIIIAFETVKREAKELEIPFEHHLIHLIVHGTLHLFGYDHQIDEEAEEMEAEERLILAMLQISDPYKDAPLKADK, from the coding sequence ATGAGTGAGTTTCCAGCGTGTCCCGTACACGTAGATCTGTTGGTTGAGGCAGGTGACTGGGGCAGCGAAGATAAGCTTGAAGCGACTGCGCTGAAAGCCATCGCCGCTGCTTTTGCGACAAGTGATCTGGAAGTGCTGGAGAACACAGAAGTCTCTCTGGTTTTCACAGATGATGCCCATATTCAGGAATTGAACAAAACGTGGCGCCAGAAGGATAAGCCCACCAATGTCCTTTCTTTTCCTGGTGATGATGGTGAAGAGCCTCCGTTTGGCCCTCTTCTCGGTGATATTATTATTGCATTCGAGACGGTAAAGCGCGAAGCTAAAGAACTGGAAATTCCATTTGAACACCATCTAATTCATCTTATTGTTCATGGAACCCTTCATCTTTTTGGATACGATCACCAAATTGATGAAGAGGCGGAAGAAATGGAAGCCGAAGAACGTTTGATTTTGGCGATGCTCCAGATATCCGACCCATACAAAGACGCGCCATTAAAGGCAGATAAATGA
- a CDS encoding PhoH family protein, whose protein sequence is MRPIAASDMMHVVLAFEDNRLVNDLFGQFDQNLALLEQRLGVEAVAHGNQVTIRGNKTATEQAKLALETLYMRLQGGHEVTSGDVDGAIRLAEVSEAQMALPTMEPKSRMAFAKIATRRKTLVARTAAQDAYIRAMDRSDLTFGVGPAGTGKTFLAVAYAAALLERGEIDRMILSRPAVEAGERLGFLPGDMKDKVDPYLRPLYDGLNEMMAPEKLERGLESGIIEVAPLAFMRGRTLSNAVVILDEAQNTTSMQMKMFLTRLGENSKMIVTGDPSQVDLPPGQISGLRESLKILDGVEGIARVEFTESDVVRHELVGRIVGAYDSESRRRLEAKERRQAEDIARMNAKQGSKE, encoded by the coding sequence ATGCGCCCCATTGCGGCATCCGATATGATGCATGTGGTGTTGGCATTCGAAGACAACAGGCTTGTGAACGACCTTTTCGGTCAGTTCGACCAAAACCTTGCGCTGCTCGAACAGCGGTTGGGTGTGGAGGCTGTTGCTCACGGCAATCAGGTCACCATCCGTGGCAATAAGACCGCAACGGAGCAGGCAAAGCTTGCTCTGGAGACGCTTTATATGCGCTTGCAAGGCGGCCACGAAGTGACATCAGGCGATGTGGATGGTGCTATCCGTCTGGCAGAAGTTTCAGAGGCGCAAATGGCCTTGCCGACGATGGAACCAAAGTCGCGTATGGCATTTGCCAAAATCGCGACGCGCCGTAAAACACTCGTCGCCAGAACGGCCGCTCAGGATGCTTACATCCGAGCTATGGATCGTTCTGATCTGACCTTCGGGGTTGGCCCTGCTGGTACCGGTAAAACCTTCCTTGCTGTGGCGTATGCTGCTGCTCTTTTGGAGCGTGGTGAAATCGATCGTATGATCTTGTCTCGTCCAGCTGTTGAAGCTGGTGAGCGTCTTGGGTTCCTGCCCGGTGATATGAAAGACAAAGTCGATCCATATCTACGTCCACTCTACGATGGCCTCAATGAAATGATGGCCCCGGAGAAGCTGGAGCGCGGCTTGGAAAGCGGCATAATTGAAGTTGCGCCGCTCGCGTTTATGCGTGGGCGTACGCTTTCCAATGCCGTCGTTATTCTGGATGAGGCGCAAAACACCACATCCATGCAGATGAAGATGTTTCTGACGCGTTTAGGTGAAAACTCCAAGATGATCGTCACAGGTGATCCGAGTCAGGTCGATCTGCCTCCAGGGCAAATATCTGGCCTGCGTGAATCTCTAAAAATTCTCGATGGTGTCGAGGGGATTGCTCGCGTGGAATTCACAGAATCTGACGTAGTGCGTCATGAGCTTGTAGGTCGTATCGTCGGTGCTTACGATAGTGAGAGCCGCCGTCGCTTGGAGGCGAAAGAGCGCAGGCAGGCCGAAGACATTGCCAGAATGAATGCTAAACAAGGCTCTAAGGAATGA
- the miaB gene encoding tRNA (N6-isopentenyl adenosine(37)-C2)-methylthiotransferase MiaB, producing the protein MDNIIENEELNQSENTVAAPEKTEATRKVFIKTYGCQMNVYDSDRMSDVLTSDGFTKTDSLDDADLVILNTCHIREKAAEKVYSELGRIRKLKAEKAKNGKQMMVSVAGCVAQAEGAEISRRAPIVDLVVGPQSYHRLPDLLKKAESGVKVVETEFDIQDKFKHLATPSKEAVRKRGVTAFVTVQEGCDKFCTFCVVPYTRGAEVSRKVEQIVMETERLAAAGVREVTLLGQNVNAWHGEGPDGREWGLGELLFRLAEIDGIKRLRYTTSHPRDMEDSLIAAHRDLDVLMPYLHLPVQSGSDAILKVMNRKHTRDDYFRMIDQIREARADIALSGDFIVGFPGETDQDHKDTLDLIRRVTYGSAFSFKYSPRPGTPGATFEAQVEEHVKSERLAELQQLLSSQQKDFNTSLVGKTIDVLFEKEGRKEGQLAGRSPWLQPVHVNAPKDLYGEIGTVEIVATSANSLEGRLV; encoded by the coding sequence ATGGATAACATTATCGAGAATGAAGAACTGAACCAGTCTGAAAACACTGTGGCGGCGCCTGAAAAAACAGAAGCGACCCGCAAGGTTTTTATCAAGACCTATGGTTGTCAGATGAATGTTTACGATTCCGATCGTATGAGCGATGTGTTAACGAGCGACGGTTTTACCAAAACGGACAGTCTTGACGATGCCGATCTTGTGATTCTGAACACGTGCCACATCCGTGAGAAGGCTGCAGAGAAAGTTTATTCTGAACTTGGGCGTATTCGTAAGCTGAAGGCTGAAAAAGCTAAAAACGGAAAACAGATGATGGTTTCCGTTGCTGGGTGTGTTGCGCAGGCTGAAGGGGCGGAAATCTCTCGCCGCGCACCAATCGTTGATTTGGTGGTTGGCCCTCAATCCTATCACCGCTTGCCGGACTTGCTGAAAAAGGCTGAGAGCGGCGTAAAAGTGGTTGAGACCGAATTCGATATTCAGGACAAATTCAAACATCTGGCAACGCCCTCAAAGGAAGCTGTGCGCAAGCGCGGCGTGACCGCTTTTGTAACCGTGCAAGAAGGCTGCGATAAATTCTGTACCTTCTGTGTTGTGCCTTACACGCGCGGTGCTGAAGTCTCCCGTAAGGTTGAGCAGATTGTGATGGAAACGGAGCGTCTAGCCGCTGCTGGCGTGCGTGAAGTGACATTGCTGGGCCAGAACGTGAATGCTTGGCATGGCGAAGGTCCCGATGGTCGTGAATGGGGTCTTGGTGAACTTCTATTCCGCCTTGCAGAAATCGACGGCATTAAGCGTCTGCGCTACACCACATCTCACCCACGGGATATGGAAGATAGCCTGATTGCAGCGCACCGCGATCTCGATGTTCTCATGCCCTATCTGCACCTGCCAGTTCAGTCAGGATCTGATGCAATCCTCAAGGTGATGAACCGGAAGCACACCCGTGACGATTATTTCCGTATGATTGATCAGATTCGTGAAGCACGCGCTGATATCGCACTATCTGGTGATTTTATTGTCGGTTTTCCGGGTGAAACAGATCAAGACCACAAGGATACGCTCGATCTTATCCGTCGCGTAACCTATGGCTCCGCGTTTTCCTTCAAGTATAGCCCGCGCCCGGGTACGCCAGGTGCTACGTTTGAAGCGCAAGTCGAAGAACATGTTAAATCTGAACGGCTTGCAGAATTGCAACAACTGCTTAGCTCTCAGCAAAAAGATTTCAACACATCATTAGTTGGCAAAACAATTGATGTTCTTTTTGAAAAAGAAGGCCGCAAAGAAGGCCAACTTGCAGGGCGTTCACCTTGGCTACAGCCTGTTCATGTAAATGCACCCAAAGATCTCTATGGTGAAATTGGAACCGTAGAAATCGTCGCTACGAGTGCAAATAGTCTGGAAGGGCGCCTTGTTTAG
- a CDS encoding lysophospholipid acyltransferase family protein, with protein MAAVRAVCILIALTLVTLALIPLQWVAMKTGWSLQRKLPLLWHKAASRLIGIRVRQHGKMAEQRPLLVAANHCSWLDIVVIGCTAPLSFIAKSEVAGWPILGMFARLQRTVFVNRQRRSDTGRVAKAIASRMVQGDAMILFAEGTSSNGNEVLPFRSALVGAVHHAMSFDEDAAAYVQPLSIAYTRLQGMPMGRSWRSHVAWYGDMELAGHLWCVLKEGGLDVDLTWGEAVPIEKTTNRKRLTRDLEDQVRTMTIEALQGNLPKENALV; from the coding sequence ATGGCAGCTGTCAGAGCAGTTTGCATTCTTATCGCGCTTACATTGGTGACACTGGCTCTCATTCCCCTTCAGTGGGTTGCAATGAAAACCGGCTGGTCTCTTCAACGAAAACTGCCTTTGCTCTGGCACAAAGCTGCTTCACGCCTGATTGGCATTCGTGTTCGCCAGCATGGAAAGATGGCGGAGCAACGCCCTCTATTAGTGGCAGCTAATCATTGCTCCTGGCTCGATATTGTTGTGATTGGTTGTACAGCCCCACTCAGTTTCATCGCCAAATCAGAAGTTGCGGGTTGGCCGATTTTGGGAATGTTTGCGAGGCTCCAGCGTACAGTTTTCGTAAATCGTCAGCGAAGGTCCGATACTGGTCGCGTTGCTAAGGCCATAGCAAGCCGAATGGTTCAAGGCGATGCAATGATCTTGTTTGCTGAAGGGACGTCGAGCAATGGCAATGAAGTTTTGCCATTTCGGTCTGCTCTCGTTGGAGCTGTTCATCATGCTATGAGTTTTGATGAGGACGCCGCAGCATACGTTCAGCCGCTATCAATCGCTTATACTCGGCTGCAAGGCATGCCCATGGGCCGCTCTTGGCGTTCGCATGTTGCTTGGTACGGTGATATGGAATTAGCGGGTCATTTGTGGTGCGTCCTAAAAGAAGGCGGATTGGACGTTGATCTCACTTGGGGTGAAGCTGTTCCGATTGAAAAAACAACTAATCGCAAACGGTTAACCCGAGATCTGGAAGATCAGGTTCGAACGATGACTATTGAAGCATTGCAGGGAAACCTTCCCAAAGAGAATGCATTGGTCTAG
- a CDS encoding Fur family transcriptional regulator has protein sequence MTAEEKMTLIEMCAHKGMRMTDQRRVIADVIQTSEDHPDVEELYRRASHIDPKISISTVYRTVKLFEDSGIIERHDFRDGRSRYETVSDEHHDHLIDLRTGDVIEFRSEEIEKMQEEVARKLGFKLVDHRLELYGIPLEDK, from the coding sequence ATGACGGCAGAAGAAAAAATGACGCTGATTGAAATGTGTGCTCATAAGGGCATGCGTATGACTGACCAGCGTCGGGTAATTGCTGATGTAATTCAGACTTCTGAGGATCACCCAGATGTGGAAGAGCTTTATAGAAGAGCGTCCCATATCGATCCGAAAATTTCTATTTCAACAGTCTACCGAACTGTGAAGCTCTTCGAAGATTCAGGCATCATTGAACGTCATGATTTTCGTGATGGCCGCTCTCGGTATGAAACCGTTTCTGACGAACACCATGATCACTTGATCGATTTGCGCACGGGCGACGTCATCGAATTCCGCAGCGAAGAGATTGAAAAGATGCAGGAAGAAGTCGCCAGAAAGCTCGGTTTCAAGCTGGTGGATCATCGTTTGGAACTCTACGGTATTCCGTTAGAAGACAAATAG
- a CDS encoding N-acetyltransferase — protein MMSWWTTAKPPVIERAEKGELSNLAKLHAECFKQNWGTAELTTMYEQKGVFVLTARTSGATGKADLGFVIIRSIAGEAEVLTIAVSPKQQNKGIGQKLMEAAIFQLYSDRTEALFLEVDDANHSALNLYKKLGFKQVGERKAYYASSEGGGTALVMRCDLL, from the coding sequence ATGATGTCTTGGTGGACCACAGCAAAGCCTCCTGTCATAGAACGAGCCGAGAAGGGCGAGTTATCCAATTTGGCAAAGCTCCATGCCGAATGCTTTAAGCAAAACTGGGGAACCGCGGAACTCACTACAATGTACGAGCAGAAAGGGGTTTTTGTCCTCACGGCTCGGACATCTGGAGCAACCGGTAAAGCAGATCTTGGGTTTGTTATTATTCGTTCCATCGCAGGCGAGGCAGAAGTATTGACGATTGCCGTCTCCCCCAAACAGCAAAACAAGGGGATAGGGCAAAAACTAATGGAAGCGGCCATCTTCCAGCTTTACTCTGACCGTACCGAAGCACTCTTTCTTGAAGTGGATGATGCGAACCATTCTGCATTGAACCTCTACAAAAAACTGGGCTTCAAGCAGGTTGGGGAACGGAAAGCATACTATGCGTCAAGTGAGGGCGGTGGAACAGCGCTTGTCATGCGTTGTGATCTCCTTTAA